The DNA region TCAACAACCCGAGATTCAGCGCTCGTTTGACAGACCCGCGGGGCGGGCCGCAGTGCGGTGGGTGGTGGCGAGCGCCCGGTCCACGGCGGCGGACAGTGCGGTGTCGTCCTCGTCGACGCCGACCCAGGCGACGTGTCCGTCGGGGCGGACGAGGGCGGCGCGCACGGTGGCCCATGCGGCCGGGGGCTGGTCGAGGGTTGAGGTGCGGGTGTGCACCGTGAGCCCCGGCCGCGTCCGGCCCGCCAGGGCGCCCGCCGTCAGGTCGAGCAGGAGGTAGCCGTCCGGGCGCAGCTGGGAGAACAGGTTGTTCTCCGAGTCGGTGAAGGCCAGGTCGGGGGCGCGGGTGCCGGTGAGGGGGTGGGTTGTCGGGTCCGGCGTGGGGTAGTTGACGGCGAGCGCGGTGAGACGTTCGGACAGGGCCTTGTTGAGTGCCGGCTGGGTGGCGATCATCCCGCTGAACAGGGAGCGCAGGTCGATGCCTTCGGGGGTGAAGCCGGTCATCAGGGCGGTCTGTGCGCGGCTGTGTTCCATCAACTGGGCGCCTACGGGGTGACGTTCGGTGTGATAGGTGTCGAGCAGGTGGTCGGGTGCCCAGCCACGGAGGGTGGCGGCGATTTTCCAGCCGAGGTTGTGGGCGTCCTGGATCCCGACGTTCATCCCGACACCACCCGCCGGGAAGTGCTGGTGGGCGGCGTCACCGGCGAGCAGGATCCGGCCTCGCCGGTACTGGGCGGCCAGCCGGGTGGCGTTGCCGAATCGGGAGACCCAGACCGGGTCGCGCATGCCGAAGTCCTCGCCCGTGACGGCGACGGTCTTGGCCCGTAGCTCCTCCAGGGTGAGGTCGCCGGGCCATTGCGTCGTGAGGCTGTCGGGACTGACCCCGACCACGCGGTACCGCCCGCCGGGCAGCGGTGCGACCATCACCCCGCCCTGGAGCCCGAAGGTGCTGAATCCGGGGCGCGGCGGGCTGTCGAGGGTGACGTCGCCGAGCCAGCCCAGGACGGTGGAGGGCGTACCGACGAAGTCGATGCCGGCGGTGGTGCGCACGGTGCTGCGGGAGCCGTCGCAGCCGATGAGGAACGCCGCCTGGAGTTCGTACGGTCCGTCCGGCCCGTCCACCTGCACGGTCACCGGATCGGCGTGCCCGGTGAACCCGGTGACGCGGTGACCGCGCACGATCGTGGCGCCGAGCGCGAGCGCGTGCTCCTCCAGCAGTTCCTCGGTGCGGGCCTGGGGCAGGGCGAGGGTGTAGGGGAACGGGGTCTCCAGGGCACGGAAGTCGAGTCGGTCGTCGAGCATGGCGAAGTGGCCGCCCGGGATCGGCAGCCCCTCGGCGAGGAAGGGCTTGTGCGCGCCGCGCGAGGCCAGGATCTCGATGGTGCGTGGGTGGATGGTGAGGGCCTTGGAGCGCTGGTCGATGTCTGCGCGCTCCTCGACGACGGTGACGGGAACCCCGCCCAGCCGCAGTTCGGCGGCGAGCCAGAGCCCGACCGGGCCCCCTCCGGCGATGACAACCTGCTGTCCCATGAACCATCCTAGGTCAGTGACCAATAGCCTGCTCGTAGTAAACTAGGTCAGTGACCAATAGCCTGCTCGTAGTAAACTAGGTCAATGACCAATAGGCAAGCGCGTGAGGACCGCGGCCCGCGACTGGACCCTGGAACGGTGATCCGTACCGCGCTGGAACTGCTGGACGAAAAGGGCCTGGACGCCCTGTCCACCCGGGCGGTCGCCGACCGGCTCGGCGTACGGATGAACACCGTGCTGTGGCATGTGAAGACCAAGGCTCGGATGCTGGAGCTGATGGCGGACGCCGTCATCGGCGAAGCCCCGCTCGACGGCCTTCCGGCCTCCGGGGACGAGCGTGTCCGCGAACTGGCCCGCCGGTACCGCCGTGCCCTGCTCGCCCACCGCGACGGCGCCACGCTCGTCGTCGGCACCTACGCCGCCGAACCACAAACCCTGCGCTTCGCCGATGCCCTGGTGGGCGCGTTGCTGGACGGCGGCCTGGACGAGCGTGAGGCCGCCTGGACCACGTGGACGATCATCTACTTCACCCTCGGTCTCACCCAGGAAGAACAGGCGGCGGCCCACCAGTCCCTGAACGACCGTCTGGCCGACGCGGTCTCCGCGACGGCCTACCCCGCCCTCCACCGCGTCCTCGGCCATCTCGACGTGGAATCATTTGGCGAGCGCTTCGAGTTCGGCCTGTCCGCGATCCTCGCGCGAAGGTGACGGACACCGCTTCGGCCGTGGAGACCTGCCCGGCCAGGGTTCGGCTATCGGGCCTCGGCCGACCCTCCTCGGCGTCCTTCTGGGCCCAGGGAGGACTTCGAGTTCGACTGCGGCCGTGCGGTGCCGTCAACACCACAGCCGATGACCGACCAGGTGGGATGCCGGACGGGCACGGGCGCACGCTGGTGACATGAGTACGCCGACAGTCGTCCACCGCCCCTCGGCGACCGGTGCCCGGCACCCGGCACCCGGCACCCGGGCAGACGATCCAAGTCATGTGGTGACGGCGCGAGATGAGCACCGGGAAGCCGAACGCGTCTACCTGATCACCAGCCTGAGCGGCCGCGACCACCCGGCCCCCACCGGCCCTCGGCCTGCCCCATACGGACCGAAGTACGTGCTCAACGGGACGCTCACCAAGTGCGACCGCCCCCACCCAGGGCGCCGGCCGCCGAGAGTCGTTCGGTGCCCGGACAGCGAGGCCGGGACGGCTCGGGTCCGCGGCGGCCATGAGCGCACGGTCGCGAATGTCCTGGCTGACGGCCGCCGGGGGGCGGTCCGGGTGCGTGTGCGAGTTCTACAGGGATTATCCGGTCCGCAGCAGAGCGATTACCGCCGAAAGCGACAAGGAGGTTCCTGTGTCGCACACCAGCCCCTTATCCACCCCTATTGAGGGGAAACTTAAACGGCCCCGGAGCCCGACACATCACCGCAGGTCAGCGCAGCCCCGAAGAAAATCCAAAGAATATCTCGCCCATAGGGGTCACCCCTATTTCATGGCGGGGCGCACTCCGTTCCCTACCGTCACTGGGCTTCTGACAGAAGCAGTCGTTAGGGTCGGCATTGTGACTGATGCCGTAAGGGTCGAAGACCTGGTGAAGAAATATCCGAACGGTCCGGTACCCGCAGTGGACGGCCTGAGTTTTTCCGTGTCGCACGGAGAGGTCTTCGGTCTGCTCGGACCGAATGGAGCCGGAAAGACCACGACCGTGGGAATCCTGACCACGCGGGTGCTGCCCACCTCAGGACGTGCCCTGGTCGATTCGGTGGACGTGGTGGCGGAGTCCGCCCGGGCGCGCAGGGCGCTGGCCGTGGTGCCGCAGCGTAACAACCTGGACCGGTCTCTGACCGTCCGGCAGAATCTGCTGTTCCACGCGGCCTACCACGGGGCCCGCTCCGCCGAGCGGAAGCGGACGGCGGACCTCGTCCTGGAGCGGATGGGGCTGAAGGACTTCGCCGACGCCCGGGTCGACTTCATGTCCGGCGGTCAGGCTCAGCGGGTGATGATCGCGCGGGCGCTGATGCACCGGCCCTCCGTGCTGTTCCTCGACGAGCCGGCGACGGGACTCGATCCACAGGCACGGCTGTTCGTGCACGAACGGATATCCGAACTCCGCAACGACGGGGTGACCGTGGTGCTCACCACCCACGACATGGACGAGGCCGAGAAGCTGTGCGACCGCGTCGGCATCATCGACCACGGCAAGCTCATCGCCCTCGACACGCCCGCCGCGCTGACCAGCACCCTCCCCGGCAGCAGCACCCTGACCGTCACGCTCCGCCTTTCCGGCAGCACCACCGCCGAGGACGTGACGCTCACGCTCGCGGGTGCTGACGGGGTGGAGCGGGTGGAGCGCCTTCCGGCGGACCCCTCGGGCGGGGCCGAGCAGTTCCGGCTCTATGCGGCCCTGGCCCCAACCGCTGTGCTGCCGGGCGTCTTCAAGGTGCTCGAGGGCGTCAGCTGCGAGATGAGCGACATCGCCATCGGCAGACCGAGCCTCGAGGACGTGTTCATCCATTTCACCGGTCGGGAGCTCCGTTGACCAGCATGCTTGAAACGCCGAGCCGTCAAGGCGACGACGCGGCACGCGGGCCCGGCTCCGCGCGCGTCTTCATGGCCGTCTTCTGGCGCGACCTGTTCGTCACGGGCCGCGAACTTCCCTCGTTCCTCGCGCAGGTGGTTCTCCAGCCGCTCTTCACCCTGTTCATCCTGGGCAAGGTCCTGGGTGATCTCGGTTACGTGGGTGCCGAGTTCGAGCAGGTACTGCTGCCGGGCGTGGTGGCTCTGGCCGCGTTCATCGGGGCCCTGCAGAACACCGCCCTTCCCCTGGTGCTGGACTTCTCCTACACCCGGGAGATCGAGGACCGGCTCCTGGCACCGCTGCGTCTGGAACTGGTCGCGGTCGAGAAGATGCTCTTCGGCGCCGCGCGTGGAGTGCTGTCGGCTGTGCTGATGATCCCGATCGGCATGCTCATCCTGGACGGGGTGGACTGGCCGCTGAGCGCCGCGCCAGGGATCGCCGGAGTGATCCTGCTGGGGTCCCTGGTGGGTGCGGCGATCGGGATGACCCTGGGCACCTTCGTTCCGCCGCAGCGGATCGAGATCATGTTCGCGGTGACGCTCACTCCGTTGATGTTCACCGGCGCCACGCAGTTCCCCTGGCTCGGTCTCGAAGCGATTCGGTGGTTCCAGGTAATCTGCGCGGTCAACCCGCTGACGTACTTCAGCGAAGCACTGCGCGCGTTGCTGCTGGTGGACGGCAGCGTCGAGTCGCTGCCGCTGTGGATCTCCCTTCTGGTCCTGGGCGCGGCACTCATCGGTTTCGGTGTCGCCGGAGTCAAGGGCTTCATGAAACGCGCGCTCGACTGACCGGTCGAGCGGAGCGCGGTGGCCGGCGGAGGGCCTCTGTCCCCTGGGGGCCGGCCGCACCTCGTACACGTGTGCCGTCATGCGCGGGCCGGTCTCCTGCCGGCTCCGCGCATGACGTACTCGTCTTCCCCGGCACGGCCGGCCTGCTTCGGGTCGTGCTGCCGGCGCACCGTGTCACGCTGCCGCTTCGCATGCGCCGCGACCGTCCGTGGTCCTGCCCGCTCCGTCCGGGTCACCGCCGGCGCACGTGTGTGACACCGTGGGTACTTGGGGGTTCAGGGACCCTGCCGTCGGATCCGCTCAGACCACGACGGCCGTCAGGAGCAGGCCGTCCCGCACACGCCACATTCCGGTGAACTCGCTGAACGGCCCGGGCACGAGCATCTCGGCGTGGAACGTTCCGGCGTCCGGGTCGAATTCGATGCGGGCGGCCTCGAAGCCGATGAAGACGCGGGCCACCGGGTACCAGGCCTTGTAGACCGACTCCTTTGCGCTGAACAACAACCGGTCCCAGTGGGGCGCGGCGGGGTGCGCCGGCAACGCGGCCAGCATCTTCAGTTCGGTGTCGAGCGCCACCGCCTCGGCCACGCCTTCGGGCAGCGGCGCGTCCGGCTCGGCGTCGATGGCGATGGTCAGCGCGTCGTCGCGGCGGGCCACGGCGGCGCCGCGGTAGCCGGCGCAGTGTGTGAGGCTGCCGACGATGCCGTCCGGCCAGACCGGCGCACCCCGCTCCCCCGGCAGGACCGGCACGGGCGGCAGGCCGAGGCTGCCGAGCGCCCGGCGGACACAGGCCCGTCCGGTGGCGAATTCGCGCCGGCGTCCTTCGACGGCGTGTGCCACCGTCGCGGCCTCCTCCGGGAACAGGTAGGCGTCGGCCAGGTCCCCGAACTCTTCGGCGGTCGCGACCGTGTCAGGCAGGATCTCAAGCATGCGTCCCTCCCGGCCGGCCCGCCGGCGCCGGGTTCGTCCCGGGCAGGACCACCGGGCGCAGCACGGGCGGCGGTGTGCTGCGGGGTTTCCACTCCCTCGGGTATCCGAGCGACACCTCCTGGAACAGCACGCCGTCCCGGGTGATGTTGCGGGGTATGTGCAGGTGTCCGTAGACGACCGTCGCGGCCCGGAACCGCAGGTGCCACGAGGCAGTGCGTTCGGTGCCGCACCACTGTGCGAACTCGGGGTACCGCAGGATGTCCAGGGGGTCCCGGATGAGCGGGTAGTGGTTGACCAGGACGGCGGACTGCTCGGGTGCGCACGCGGCGAGGCGGCGCTCGGTGTACTCGACGCGCTGCGAGCACCACGCCTCACGGCTCGGATACGGGTCGGGGTGGAGCATCGACTCGTCGGTGCACACGACTCCGGTGGAGTACGCGTAGGCCAGTGACTCGGCCTTCGTGCGCGTGCCGGGTGACCGGAAGGAATAGTCGTAGAGCACGAACAGCGGCGCGATCAGGAATGGGCCGCCGTGTCCGGTCCACAGGGTGTATTCGTCCTCCGGTGTGAGGACGTCGAGGCGGCGGCACATCTCCACCAGCTCGCGATAGCGGTGCTCGCCGCGCAGCTGGACGGGATCGTCGGGGTGTGTCCACAGTTCGTGGTTCCCGGGCGTCCAGACGACCTTGGCGAACCGCGAGCGCAGCAGCCCGAGACACCATTCGATGTCGGCGAAGAACTCTCCGACGTCGCCGGCGACGATGAGCCAGTCGCCCGGGTCGGTGGGGCGGATACGCTCGACGAGTTCGCGGTTCTCGCGATAGCCGACATGCAGATCGCTCAGCGCGTACAGGGTCGGTGGCACCATGACTCCTTCAGCCGCTACGCGGCGCGCAGTGGCGTGGTGAGCGCCGGGTCCTGGTCGAGGATCGCGCGGTACCGGCGCTGGACCTGCAGGCCGGGCTGCAGTCCGAGGTCGTCGCGCAGGCGTTGGCGCAGCCGGTGGAACACCTCGATCGCGTCGGCCTGCCGGTCGGCCCGGTAGAGCGCGAGCATGAGCAGGTCGTGCAGCCCCTCGCGCAGCGGATGCTGGGCGGCCAGGCTCTCCAGTTCGGAGGCGACGGCGCGTTCGTCGCCGAGGGCCAGCCGGGCGGCCATGAGGTTCTCGTGCGCGGCGACGCGGCTGTCGTTGAGCCACAGTGCCGCGGACCGGCAGCGCGCGCCCGGACCGGCGTCGAGCAGGACCGGCCCCCGCCACAGGCGCAGCGCCTGTTCGAGGTGCTCGACCGCGGCCTGCGGGTGGTCGGCGACGCGCTGGGCGCCGCTGGAAGCGAGGCGGTGGAAGCGTTCCGCGTCGATCGCCTGGGGGCTCAAGTCCAGCAGGTAGCCTTGGCTCACCGTCTGCAGCGCGTCGGGACGGCCGGCGTCCTCGAGCAGTCGGCGCAGCCGGGCGATGTGGGCCTGCAGGGTGTTCTTGGTCGTGCGCGGCGGGCAGTCGTCCCACAGTTCGTCGGCCAGATCCTGGCAGGACACGACGGAGCCGACGTTGAGGGCCAGCAGTGCGAGGATGGCGCGCACCTTGGTCCCGCCCACCGGGAGACGGCTCTTCCCGATCACCGTCAGCGGGCCGAGAATTGTTATTTCCATCAGGACTCTCCGCCTGGCCATCGTGTCAGTGGTATGCCGACGAATGATCGACGAATCCCATGCTTGCCGGAACCGTACAGCATCGTCAAGCAGTCATTGCCCCATATATCCTTCGGCCGACCCCACTTTCCGTACCTGCGGTCTAGGGGTCGCCCATCGCTTTCCGCAGGACCGCTAGGGGTGTCGGTCCATTCTGTCGGCGGAAGCCGTCGGGCGGAGTGACCGCATGTGCCGGGACACTCAAAGGTGGGTGAATTATCCCTTATGCCTAGGGAGTTCCTGGTCAGGTCGGTGTGTTCTCGTCCGTTGTGCACCGGCCTCCGCCGGCCTCGATCACCATCCGGTGGACCGGGGTTCAGTGGGCCGCCACCGGGAATTCCACCATGCCGCGGATGATGAACGAGCCGCTGCGCCGAATCGGACCCGCCTGGCGCAGCCGCGGAATCCGCGTGACCAGCGCCTTGAATGCGACTTCCGCCTCGAGTTTAGCCAACGACGCTCCCATGCAGTAATGGATGCCCGCCGAGAATGCCAGGGTGTCGGCGCCGATGCGTCGCGTGATATCGAATGTGTCCGGGTCGGAGAAGACCTGCGGATCGCGGTTGGCCCCGCCGGCGATGATCGCCAGCTCGGCGTCGACGGGCAGCGTCCGGCCGGCCATCTCGATCCGCTCGTGGGCGATGCGCCGGTACTGCTGGACGGGCGGGTCGAAGCGCAGCGTCTCCTCGGCCACGCCGGCCGCGAGTTCGGGCCGCTCGGCAAGCAGTCGCCACTGCTCCGGGTGGGCCAGCAGCGCCAGGATCCCGTTGCCGACCAGGTTGACGGTGGTCTCGCTGCCGGCCAGTGGGACGAAGGTGACCATCGGTACGAGTTCGGCCATGCTCAGGCTTCCCTCGTCGACCAGCGGCAGCAGCCGGCTGATCATGTCGTCCTGCGGATCGGCCTTGCGCTGCGCGATGACGTCGACGAAGAGCTCCGTCATCTCCTTGATCGCGGCCTCGGTGCTCTGTGTCTGCTCGTAGGTGACCGCGCCCTCCAGCAGGGGGGTCATCCGGCGGCTGATGCGGTAGAAGTCGCCGTGATGGCGCTCCGGGATGCCGACGAGGTCGGCGATCACGGCGATGGGCAGCCGCTGCGCGAAGGAGGTCATCAGGTTGAACGGCTTGTCCTCGGCGAGGATGCCGTCGATCAGCCGGTCGCAGATCTCCTCGGCGCGGGGCCGCCAGCCCTCGGCCGTACGCGGGTTGAGGGTCGGGGCCGCGATGCGGCGCAGCCGGGTGTGGTCGGGCGGGTCGAGGCCGAGCATCGAATTGTCGAAGCTCATGAGTTCCGGAATTTTCTCGCCGTCGGCCTTCCGAACCCCGAAGCGCCGGTCCCGCAGGATCTCGTTCGCGAGTTTGTGGTCCGTGGTCACCCAGGCGCCGAGAGAACTCCGGTACAGGCGGCCTCGGGCTCGGATCTCCTCATAATGGGGATACGGGTTCTCCGGGACGCCCAGCACTTTGGCGTACGGGTCGCCCTTTTCGGCCTGAACCCGGATGAAGTCGCTGAAGAAGGCCAGCTGCGCGCGCAGCTGTCTTTCACTCGGCAGCATCGGCGCCAGCTCCTAACCCGGCCTCGCTATGGCCTTCTCGGAGTCGGGAGCCTAATGACGACCGCCCCCTACCGGCCACCCCTAACCCGGCCGCCCAGCGCCGGAGCACCGGCTTCCCGAGTGGCCGTTTCGGGTGTTTCGGATCGTTGGGGTCGGTGGACCAGGTGGATGGCGTGGGTGGTTGCGCACCGTGGCGGTGGTCGTTGTGGTCTGGAAGGTGTCCGGCGGGTCGGTGTCAGGGCGGGGGCGGCCGGCGTCGGCCGGGCGGCGTTCGCGTGGAAGTCACCGGAGGGGGCGTGTCCGGGAGCCGCCATCCAGGCGCGAACGTGTGTCCGTCTTCGTGTCCGGGCCTGCCCTTCGGCTCCGGCATCGGTGACCGGTCGTCTTCACCAGCTCACCTGGTCCACGTCAGCACCCTTTCGGATCCGGGCACCAGCCGTATCCCGCCAGTTGTCCAGGTCCGGGCTTCGCACCCCGCCGTTCACCGGCGGGCACACCAGCGGGGGTGGTCGTGAGGCCCGGCCTGCTTCCGCTACGCCGTCAGCTTCCGCTCCCTCAGGTCGGATCGCCCACCCAGGACAGCAGACTGGTCGGCAGGTCCGAGCGGCTGTTGATCTGCAGCTTGCGGTAGACCCGGGTCAGATGCTGCTCGACGGTGCTGACCGTGATGAACAGCTTCCGGGCGATCTGCCGGTTGGTGCAGCCCTGGGCCGCGAGAGAGGCGACCCGGCACTCGGCTTCGCTGAGCTCGAAGATGGCCAGGTCGTCCGCGACGGGTGCGACCGCGGGGGCCGTCTCCGCGGGCGGGCGGTACTGCTCCGGCACGGTCACCATGACCTGGCTGGCGAGCTGCTTCGCCTGACGGCCGATGACCCGGGCGCGGCTGAACTCGCCAAGGGCGTGCTGGGCGTTGCTCAGTTCGGCCAGAGCGTCGGCCAGTTCCAGTTGGTCCCCGCTGGCCTGCAGCAGCTCGACCGCCTCCCGCAGGACCGGCGGCCGGCTGCTCAGCTCGCTGGAGGCGGCCAGCACCCGCAGGGTGATGCCCCGGGTACGGGCGTTCTGGGTGCCGAGCCGGTCGATCTGGTCGGCGGCCAGGGTGCCCGCGGAGAACCCGCCCGCCAACCGGGCCTCGGCGAGGTCGGTGCGCCACGGCACCAGGCCCGGAAGGTCCGGGCCCCAGCGACGCATCAGGTCGCCGCAGGCCTCGAAGTCCTCGATCGCGGCCTCGTGGCTGCCGCACGTGAGGTAGTAGTGGCCGCGGGCGCGCCGGTAGTGCAGCCCGATCGTGGTCTGGAACATGGCGTCCGGCACTGCCATGTTCAGATGGCTGAGCGCCTGTTCGTTCTCGCCCGCCCGGGTGGCGGTCATGATCAGGACGGACAGCGGGATCCCGATGAGCACACCCAGTCCCCTGGGCGGGATCTGCAGAAGACCCGCGCGGGCATGCCGTTCGGCCTCGGTCAGCTCGCCCTGACGGTGGCTCACCATCGCCCGCAGCCCGAAGAGTACGGCCAGCCAGGTGGGCGCCGACCGCCGCCGCGCCTCGCCGAGCAGGCGGTCGCACCAGGACGCCGCGGCATCCAGGCAGTCCGCGAAGATCAGCGTCTCGAGGGCGATCAGGATGGGATAGAGGGTGTGGTCTTCCAGGCGGCAGCTCTGCAGCAGCGTCTTGGCGTCGGCCACGGCCTCGTCGGTGTATCCGCACGTGTAGACGGTCTGGACGATGCCAGCCGCCAGCGTCTTCATGTTGGCCGTGGTGGCGGGCCGCGCCGACGACGCGACCGACCCGTCCTTCACCGGCTCGACCACGCCCGGGTACCAATACGCCAGCGCCATACGGGCGTTGTGGAGGGGCACCGCAAGATGGTGCCCCTCGGCCCCGGCCGAAGCCTCGACCTGGGCCAACACCGCTTCGGCCTCGGCCGGCCGTCCGTACCACTCCAGGGGTGCCACCAGCGCGAGGGAATCCTCGCCGGAGAGCTTCCCGGCCCGGGAGGCGTCCAGGAGACTGTCCACGTGGCGTGCCGCGAAGACAGGGTCGAGCCGCCACTTCGCGCGCACCAGCAGGCCCTCGATGCCGACGCGTGAACCCGGGTCGGCGTTCTCGCGGTCGGCCAGCCGCAGGCAGTCGAGGGCGAGGCCGGTGTCGTTCTCCGCCAGCGCCTGCTCGGCTGCCTTCAGCAGGACCGGCACCGACCCCGGCGGCATGGGCCGACGCGCCGCGACCCAGTGCCGTGCGACACGCACCGGCGTGGCACCGGCACGGTCCAGCAGCTCGGCGACCCGGGCGTGCAACGCGGCGCGCTCCTGCGGGCCCATGAGGTCCAGCACCACCTCGCGGGACCGCCGGTGGCGTAGGCGACCGTTCGTGACCAAGCCCGCCTCGGTGGCCGCGTCGACGGCCCAGGCGGCGGCGGAGGTCGTCCAGTCCAGCAGTTCGGCCAGGAAGGCGACGGGCATGGCCTCGTCCAGCACGGCGACGGCGCGTACCAGTGGCAGAAGGCTGGGATCGCTGCGCACCAGGCAGTTCAGCACGGCCTGCCCGAAGGCGTGCCCGGGGCCCGGGATCGACATCTCGGGATGGCCGGCCCGTCGGCGCGCCTGCGCCACCCGGATCTCCTCGATGAGCGCCATGAGCAGCAGCGGGCTGCCGCCGGTCGCCTCGTACAGCGTCGCCGGGGTGTTGTCCTCGAGGTCGATGGCCTCGGCCCGCAGCACCGCGGCGACACCCACCGGTGACAGCATGTTGAGGCGGATCAGCTGGCGGTGCGGCTGGCTGAGCAGCTCGGCCCAGATCATCGGCCACGTCGGCCGGACCGTCGTGGTGTCGTTGAACACGACCAGGACGCGTGCGCGGTCGATACGGCGCACGAGGTATCGCAGACACTGCAACGAGGCCGCGTCGACGAAGTGCGCGTCGTCGACCCCGATCAGCAGGGGCGCCCGTTCGGCCACGGCCAGCATGATGCTCGTCAGACCGTGCAGGACCGGCACGACGACCTGTGCTATCGACTCGTCGCCGCTGTCGTGCAGGATCGAGGTGAGCGCGCCGGCCTCCAGCAGCCGTTGGACCCGCCCGGCCTCCTCGTCCGGAAGATTCAACCCGGCGAAGATCTGCGTCATCGCGCCCATCGGGATGGCCTGTTCGGCGTGGGACCCCGTGGCGCCGACGTAGGCGACCCCGGCTGCGGCCGCCTCGCGCGCCAGACTGCGCAGGAGCTCGGTCTTGCCGACCCCGACCGGGCCGCGGATGACCACCGCCCCTCCGGTGCCGGCGACGCACGCGGCCAGCGACGCGCGTAGCACCGCCAGTTCGGCATCCCACTCGACCCGGACCATAGACACACTCCCCCGTGAGCTGGCGGACGTCCCTCCTCCCTCCGCGCCCACGGTATTGTGGTGGGGACCCGCACAATGACAGTGACTGGATACTGCAAACCTGCAGCGTACGAGGTGCTTATCCGCGCAGAGTCGGGCCCTCGTCGATATGTCCGGGCACTGTCAGAATTCTGTCATCGTGGTGTGGCGCCACGCAATGAACTCAAGGTAACGCAAAGCACCGTCCGGGATTTCCCGCAGGTTTCCGCACGGGCGGTTCCCGGGCAGAACGGCCGGCCTGTCACGGGCCGGTTCGCGCCGGGTCACCCGGATACGACACGGACCGCATCTGGTCCGCCATGATTTTCAGCAGCTGAGTCTGATGCGTCGTGAGATAGAAGTGCCCACCGTCGAACACGTGGAAGTCGAACTCGGCGGTGGTGTGCTCCTGCCAGGCCCGCGCCTCCGCGATCGTGACCTTCGGGTCGTCGTCGCCCACGAAAGCGGTGACCGGGCAGCTCAGTGGAGGGCCGGGCACGTAACGGTAGGTCTCCGCCGCCCGGTAGTCGGAGCGGGTCGCCGGCAGGATCATGCGCAGCATCTCCTCGTCGCC from Streptomyces sp. NBC_01754 includes:
- a CDS encoding FAD-dependent monooxygenase, which translates into the protein MGQQVVIAGGGPVGLWLAAELRLGGVPVTVVEERADIDQRSKALTIHPRTIEILASRGAHKPFLAEGLPIPGGHFAMLDDRLDFRALETPFPYTLALPQARTEELLEEHALALGATIVRGHRVTGFTGHADPVTVQVDGPDGPYELQAAFLIGCDGSRSTVRTTAGIDFVGTPSTVLGWLGDVTLDSPPRPGFSTFGLQGGVMVAPLPGGRYRVVGVSPDSLTTQWPGDLTLEELRAKTVAVTGEDFGMRDPVWVSRFGNATRLAAQYRRGRILLAGDAAHQHFPAGGVGMNVGIQDAHNLGWKIAATLRGWAPDHLLDTYHTERHPVGAQLMEHSRAQTALMTGFTPEGIDLRSLFSGMIATQPALNKALSERLTALAVNYPTPDPTTHPLTGTRAPDLAFTDSENNLFSQLRPDGYLLLDLTAGALAGRTRPGLTVHTRTSTLDQPPAAWATVRAALVRPDGHVAWVGVDEDDTALSAAVDRALATTHRTAARPAGLSNER
- a CDS encoding ABC transporter ATP-binding protein, which gives rise to MTDAVRVEDLVKKYPNGPVPAVDGLSFSVSHGEVFGLLGPNGAGKTTTVGILTTRVLPTSGRALVDSVDVVAESARARRALAVVPQRNNLDRSLTVRQNLLFHAAYHGARSAERKRTADLVLERMGLKDFADARVDFMSGGQAQRVMIARALMHRPSVLFLDEPATGLDPQARLFVHERISELRNDGVTVVLTTHDMDEAEKLCDRVGIIDHGKLIALDTPAALTSTLPGSSTLTVTLRLSGSTTAEDVTLTLAGADGVERVERLPADPSGGAEQFRLYAALAPTAVLPGVFKVLEGVSCEMSDIAIGRPSLEDVFIHFTGRELR
- a CDS encoding 4'-phosphopantetheinyl transferase family protein, which codes for MLEILPDTVATAEEFGDLADAYLFPEEAATVAHAVEGRRREFATGRACVRRALGSLGLPPVPVLPGERGAPVWPDGIVGSLTHCAGYRGAAVARRDDALTIAIDAEPDAPLPEGVAEAVALDTELKMLAALPAHPAAPHWDRLLFSAKESVYKAWYPVARVFIGFEAARIEFDPDAGTFHAEMLVPGPFSEFTGMWRVRDGLLLTAVVV
- a CDS encoding ABC transporter permease, with protein sequence MLETPSRQGDDAARGPGSARVFMAVFWRDLFVTGRELPSFLAQVVLQPLFTLFILGKVLGDLGYVGAEFEQVLLPGVVALAAFIGALQNTALPLVLDFSYTREIEDRLLAPLRLELVAVEKMLFGAARGVLSAVLMIPIGMLILDGVDWPLSAAPGIAGVILLGSLVGAAIGMTLGTFVPPQRIEIMFAVTLTPLMFTGATQFPWLGLEAIRWFQVICAVNPLTYFSEALRALLLVDGSVESLPLWISLLVLGAALIGFGVAGVKGFMKRALD
- a CDS encoding cytochrome P450 — protein: MLPSERQLRAQLAFFSDFIRVQAEKGDPYAKVLGVPENPYPHYEEIRARGRLYRSSLGAWVTTDHKLANEILRDRRFGVRKADGEKIPELMSFDNSMLGLDPPDHTRLRRIAAPTLNPRTAEGWRPRAEEICDRLIDGILAEDKPFNLMTSFAQRLPIAVIADLVGIPERHHGDFYRISRRMTPLLEGAVTYEQTQSTEAAIKEMTELFVDVIAQRKADPQDDMISRLLPLVDEGSLSMAELVPMVTFVPLAGSETTVNLVGNGILALLAHPEQWRLLAERPELAAGVAEETLRFDPPVQQYRRIAHERIEMAGRTLPVDAELAIIAGGANRDPQVFSDPDTFDITRRIGADTLAFSAGIHYCMGASLAKLEAEVAFKALVTRIPRLRQAGPIRRSGSFIIRGMVEFPVAAH
- a CDS encoding TetR/AcrR family transcriptional regulator C-terminal domain-containing protein, encoding MTNRQAREDRGPRLDPGTVIRTALELLDEKGLDALSTRAVADRLGVRMNTVLWHVKTKARMLELMADAVIGEAPLDGLPASGDERVRELARRYRRALLAHRDGATLVVGTYAAEPQTLRFADALVGALLDGGLDEREAAWTTWTIIYFTLGLTQEEQAAAHQSLNDRLADAVSATAYPALHRVLGHLDVESFGERFEFGLSAILARR
- a CDS encoding metallophosphoesterase family protein translates to MVPPTLYALSDLHVGYRENRELVERIRPTDPGDWLIVAGDVGEFFADIEWCLGLLRSRFAKVVWTPGNHELWTHPDDPVQLRGEHRYRELVEMCRRLDVLTPEDEYTLWTGHGGPFLIAPLFVLYDYSFRSPGTRTKAESLAYAYSTGVVCTDESMLHPDPYPSREAWCSQRVEYTERRLAACAPEQSAVLVNHYPLIRDPLDILRYPEFAQWCGTERTASWHLRFRAATVVYGHLHIPRNITRDGVLFQEVSLGYPREWKPRSTPPPVLRPVVLPGTNPAPAGRPGGTHA
- a CDS encoding AfsR/SARP family transcriptional regulator, whose translation is MEITILGPLTVIGKSRLPVGGTKVRAILALLALNVGSVVSCQDLADELWDDCPPRTTKNTLQAHIARLRRLLEDAGRPDALQTVSQGYLLDLSPQAIDAERFHRLASSGAQRVADHPQAAVEHLEQALRLWRGPVLLDAGPGARCRSAALWLNDSRVAAHENLMAARLALGDERAVASELESLAAQHPLREGLHDLLMLALYRADRQADAIEVFHRLRQRLRDDLGLQPGLQVQRRYRAILDQDPALTTPLRAA